The following are encoded in a window of Flavobacterium cupriresistens genomic DNA:
- a CDS encoding TonB-dependent receptor: MKTMKNWLLTGLLFMIVSTVFSQGKVSGTITDDAGATLPGANVAVKGSTNGTSTDFDGKFTIDVKTSTGELVITYLGYDSKTLKFSVLNGATTNLGAIVLESNSNELSEIVVKSTVVDIAKDRKTPVAVSTIKAAEIQEKLGTQEFPEILRNTPSVYVTKSGGGFGDSRINIRGFDQKNIAVMINGMPVNDMENGSVFWSNWAGLSDVTSAMQVQRGLGSSKLATPSVGGTINIVTRSSDKKEGGSFSSGFGNGRNFKVQGSYNTGKLANGLSASVLLSQTMGDGYINGTQFEGTNYFIALGYATKNNKHDFQFTLTGAPQSHSQRSTVSTIATYQKYGSLSDPNIRYNADAGYLNGEEYNIRKNYYHKPVASFNWDYKINETTKLSTVLYASMGRGAGAGATGGVGGLIYNSPAFLLPNGMVDYDKIQAWNSGQGTVNFNGANQTRTQIGGVYQNSSSTGRTGTSAANYVYNTTSGISQTSSINSHDWFGAVINLNKKLTESLTLDFGLDARTYTGYHFTVVNDLLGGGEFYDNNIASLKPAGRHLTSTYPTEVQWNVFDKKSYDKISFNSTGKVKWLGLFTQLEYSKDNLTVFVQGAASQQGFKREDDFVYLPTDKLASTSYKNIFGGNVKGGANYNINEKNNVYVNAGYYSRQPFFNSVYPNNRSIVNPNLTNEKITGFEAGYGFRSRLFNATVNVYNTTWNDRYLKGNALPSDNTTYTEYLGLNEVHSGIEIEANSNITEKLKVNAMFSYGIWEYKGNATVNAYFQADNSPVTGFTDVPVYMDKVKVGDAAQMTASLGASYEVLTRVTIDANYNFNDKLYAGISPTNFSSPTNKGALELPSYGLVDAGFSYKMLTGKNKDKSVNFRLNVNNLFDKIYIAESRTNIFASDNVTSNAAAGTYASNNRLYKGIADGNQVFFGFGRTWNFTLRYDF, translated from the coding sequence TTTTGTTCATGATAGTTTCAACCGTATTTTCTCAAGGAAAAGTTTCCGGTACTATTACCGACGACGCGGGTGCAACTTTACCTGGAGCGAATGTTGCTGTTAAAGGTTCTACTAATGGGACTTCAACAGACTTCGATGGTAAATTTACAATCGACGTTAAAACTAGTACGGGAGAATTGGTTATTACCTATTTAGGATACGATTCAAAAACCTTAAAATTTTCAGTTTTAAACGGCGCAACAACTAATTTAGGCGCAATCGTTTTGGAAAGTAATTCAAACGAATTAAGCGAAATTGTTGTAAAAAGTACAGTAGTTGATATCGCAAAAGACAGAAAAACTCCTGTTGCTGTATCGACAATTAAGGCTGCTGAAATCCAGGAAAAACTTGGAACTCAGGAGTTTCCGGAAATCCTAAGAAACACTCCTTCTGTTTATGTAACTAAATCAGGTGGTGGTTTCGGAGATTCAAGAATCAATATTCGTGGTTTTGACCAGAAAAACATTGCCGTTATGATTAACGGTATGCCGGTTAACGATATGGAAAACGGTTCTGTATTCTGGAGTAACTGGGCTGGTTTATCAGATGTTACTTCTGCTATGCAGGTACAAAGAGGTTTAGGTTCTTCTAAACTTGCAACTCCTTCTGTTGGAGGTACGATCAACATCGTAACTAGATCTTCAGACAAAAAAGAAGGTGGATCATTCTCTTCTGGTTTTGGAAATGGAAGAAACTTTAAAGTTCAAGGTTCATACAATACAGGAAAATTAGCAAACGGACTTTCTGCTTCTGTATTATTATCTCAAACAATGGGAGATGGATACATCAACGGTACTCAATTTGAAGGAACAAACTATTTTATTGCATTAGGATACGCTACTAAAAATAACAAACATGACTTTCAGTTTACTTTAACTGGTGCTCCTCAATCACATAGTCAAAGATCTACAGTTTCTACCATTGCAACGTACCAAAAATATGGTTCATTAAGCGATCCGAACATCAGATACAATGCTGATGCAGGATATTTAAATGGTGAAGAATATAACATCAGAAAAAATTACTACCACAAGCCGGTAGCTTCTTTTAACTGGGATTACAAAATCAACGAAACTACAAAATTATCTACAGTGCTTTACGCTTCTATGGGTCGTGGTGCTGGTGCTGGTGCTACTGGTGGTGTTGGAGGATTAATCTACAACAGTCCAGCATTTTTATTGCCTAATGGAATGGTTGACTACGATAAAATACAAGCATGGAACTCTGGTCAGGGAACTGTTAACTTTAACGGAGCAAACCAAACAAGAACACAAATTGGTGGTGTTTACCAAAACAGTTCTTCAACAGGTAGAACAGGGACATCGGCGGCAAATTATGTTTACAATACTACATCAGGTATTTCGCAAACATCATCTATCAACTCACATGACTGGTTCGGTGCTGTAATCAACTTGAACAAAAAATTAACGGAGTCCTTAACTCTTGATTTCGGTCTTGACGCAAGAACTTACACAGGATACCACTTTACAGTAGTAAATGATTTATTAGGTGGAGGTGAATTTTATGACAACAACATTGCTAGTTTAAAACCAGCAGGAAGACACCTTACAAGTACTTACCCAACAGAGGTTCAATGGAATGTTTTCGACAAAAAATCGTACGACAAAATTTCATTTAACAGTACTGGAAAAGTAAAATGGTTAGGTCTTTTTACACAACTAGAATACTCTAAAGATAATTTAACTGTATTTGTTCAGGGAGCTGCTTCTCAACAAGGATTTAAAAGAGAAGATGACTTCGTATATCTTCCAACTGATAAATTAGCTTCTACAAGCTACAAAAACATCTTTGGAGGTAACGTAAAAGGAGGTGCCAACTACAACATTAACGAAAAAAACAATGTTTATGTTAATGCAGGTTATTACTCAAGACAACCTTTCTTTAACTCTGTTTACCCTAACAACAGATCTATCGTAAACCCAAATCTTACTAATGAGAAAATTACTGGATTTGAGGCTGGATACGGTTTCCGTTCAAGACTTTTTAACGCTACAGTAAACGTTTACAACACTACTTGGAACGACAGATACTTAAAAGGTAATGCATTACCAAGCGACAACACTACTTACACAGAATACCTAGGTCTTAACGAGGTACACTCTGGAATTGAAATAGAAGCAAATTCTAATATTACAGAAAAACTAAAAGTTAACGCAATGTTCTCTTATGGAATCTGGGAATACAAAGGAAATGCAACTGTTAATGCTTACTTCCAAGCAGACAACTCACCAGTTACAGGATTTACTGACGTACCAGTTTATATGGACAAAGTAAAAGTTGGTGATGCTGCTCAAATGACAGCTTCTTTGGGAGCTTCTTATGAAGTTTTAACACGAGTAACTATTGATGCTAACTATAATTTTAATGATAAATTATACGCAGGAATTAGCCCAACTAACTTCTCTTCTCCAACAAACAAAGGAGCATTAGAATTACCTTCTTACGGTTTGGTAGATGCTGGTTTCTCTTACAAGATGTTAACTGGAAAAAACAAAGACAAATCTGTTAACTTCAGATTAAACGTAAACAACTTGTTTGATAAGATCTATATTGCTGAGTCAAGAACAAACATTTTCGCAAGCGACAATGTAACTTCAAACGCTGCTGCAGGAACTTATGCTTCTAACAACAGACTTTACAAAGGAATTGCTGACGGTAACCAAGTATTCTTTGGTTTCGGAAGAACTTGGAACTTCACATTACGTTATGATTTCTAA
- a CDS encoding septal ring lytic transglycosylase RlpA family protein, whose protein sequence is MRIKKNILIPSLTLLFLSCFTYVISQTKPTTEPKIIQDTVKNIKPNIIAIPTDSVFTDKGLKLKPYKKNAHASYYADRFNGKKTANGSRFSNSAYTAAHKKLPFGTRIKVTNEANGKFVIVKVTDRGPFVRTRELDLSKRAFMEITKSKGAGAMKVTIETIIE, encoded by the coding sequence ATGAGAATTAAAAAAAACATTTTAATCCCTTCACTTACATTACTTTTTTTAAGTTGTTTTACTTATGTCATAAGTCAAACGAAACCCACTACAGAACCTAAAATCATTCAGGATACTGTAAAAAATATAAAACCGAATATAATTGCAATCCCAACAGATTCTGTTTTTACTGACAAAGGTTTAAAATTAAAGCCGTATAAGAAAAATGCACATGCCTCCTACTACGCCGACCGTTTTAACGGAAAAAAGACAGCCAATGGAAGCCGATTCAGTAACAGTGCCTATACTGCAGCGCATAAAAAACTTCCCTTCGGAACAAGAATAAAAGTTACAAATGAAGCCAACGGAAAATTTGTAATTGTAAAGGTTACAGATCGCGGTCCATTTGTTAGAACCAGAGAACTCGATTTATCAAAAAGAGCCTTTATGGAAATCACCAAAAGCAAAGGTGCCGGTGCCATGAAAGTCACAATCGAAACTATAATAGAATAA
- a CDS encoding DinB family protein, whose protein sequence is MNSVFEVHRTIRNVLLKVLDGHSLEQLNKIPDGFSNNLIWNMAHCVATQQVLLYKLSGLPMKVSDEFIAKYRKDTKPEGDVSQAEVDEVRKLLQETFDQAILDFENQLFKGYQEYTTSIGFTLHNIEDAFSFNNFHEGIHTGVIMSIRKLV, encoded by the coding sequence ATGAATTCAGTTTTTGAAGTACACAGAACGATAAGAAACGTTCTTTTAAAGGTTTTGGACGGTCATTCGCTAGAACAGTTGAATAAAATTCCGGACGGTTTTAGTAATAATTTGATTTGGAATATGGCGCATTGTGTCGCTACACAGCAGGTTTTATTGTATAAATTGTCAGGTTTACCAATGAAGGTTTCAGATGAATTTATTGCCAAATACAGAAAAGACACTAAACCCGAAGGTGATGTTTCACAAGCTGAAGTTGATGAGGTGCGAAAATTGCTTCAGGAAACTTTTGATCAGGCTATTTTAGATTTTGAGAATCAGCTTTTCAAAGGATATCAGGAATATACAACAAGTATCGGATTTACGCTTCATAATATAGAGGATGCGTTTAGCTTCAATAACTTTCATGAAGGAATTCACACGGGTGTGATAATGAGCATCAGGAAGTTGGTTTAA
- a CDS encoding arsenate reductase family protein, whose product MNKIYYLASCDTCRKIIKNLPKDNNLVFHDIKQNPITEAELEEMYQLSGSYEALFSKKAQLYKSMDLKNKALTEADFKKYILEHYTFISRPVFIIDGKIYVGNTQQNILQVMKALE is encoded by the coding sequence ATGAACAAAATATATTACCTGGCTTCTTGCGACACTTGCAGAAAAATCATCAAAAACCTACCTAAAGACAACAATTTGGTTTTTCACGACATCAAGCAAAATCCGATAACCGAAGCAGAACTAGAAGAAATGTATCAGCTTTCGGGGAGTTACGAAGCTTTGTTCAGTAAAAAAGCACAGCTGTACAAATCGATGGATTTGAAAAACAAAGCATTGACCGAAGCCGATTTTAAAAAATACATCCTCGAGCATTATACTTTCATAAGCCGCCCGGTTTTTATTATAGATGGTAAAATTTATGTCGGCAACACGCAGCAAAATATCTTGCAGGTGATGAAAGCTTTGGAATAA